One Ascaphus truei isolate aAscTru1 chromosome 9, aAscTru1.hap1, whole genome shotgun sequence genomic region harbors:
- the CTSE gene encoding cathepsin E, whose translation MLRMKRSLLVLLCVALVHGVIRVPLKRQKSLRRVLKESGKLSDLWTSHGLDMVQYSDSCPLGQTPSEPLINYMDVEYFGDISIGSPAQNFTVIFDTGSSNLWVPSVYCTSAACAQHSRFQPSTSSTYSPDGSPFSIQYGTGSLSGIIGTDQVTVQGITVQGQQFGESVSEPGSTFVDAAFDGILGLAYPALAVGGSTPVFDNMMTQNLVELPMFSVYMSRDPSSSVGGELIFGGFDTSRFSGQLKWVPVTNQGYWQIQLDNIQVGGEEMFCSGGCQAIIDTGTSMITGPPSDILQLQNAIGATAADGEYAVECSNLIGMPTVTFTINGIGYTLSAEQYTVMDSSDGSDFCSSGFQGLDIKPPAGPLWILGDVFIGQYYSVFDRGNNRVGLAPVVPLPYLSNGV comes from the exons AGTTCCCCTGAAGAGGCAGAAATCTCTGCGCAGAGTGCTGAAGGAGAGTGGGAAACTCTCTGACCTGTGGACCTCACATGGGCTAGACATGGTTCAGTACAGTGACTCGTGTCCCCTGGGACAGACGCCCAGCGAGCCTCTCATTAATTACATGGAT GTGGAATATTTTGGAGACATTTCCATCGGATCCCCTGCTCAGAACTTCACTGTGATTTTTGACACTGGCTCCTCTAACCTGTGGGTCCCGTCTGTGTATTGTACGAGCGCAGCCTGTG CTCAACACTCCAGGTTCCAGCCCAGTACATCAAGCACTTACAGTCCTGATGGGAGTCCCTTCTCCATCCAGTATGGGACCGGCAGCCTTTCTGGTATAATCGGAACTGACCAGGTCACT gTACAAGGTATCACCGTGCAGGGTCAGCAGTTCGGAGAGAGTGTATCTGAACCAGGAAGCACCTTCGTGGATGCAGCTTTCGATGGCATCCTGGGCCTGGCGTACCCCGCCCTGGCAGTGGGGGGCAGCACTCCTGTGTTTGATAACATGATGACTCAGAACCTGGTGGAATTGCCCATGTTCTCTGTCTACATGAGCAG GGACCCCAGCTCCTCGGTGGGAGGAGAGCTGATATTCGGTGGCTTTGACACTTCGCGCTTCTCTGGTCAACTGAAGTGGGTGCCAGTCACTAATcaggggtactggcagatccagCTGGATAA CATacaggtgggaggggaggagatgtTCTGCAGTGGGGGTTGTCAGGCCATCATAGACACCGGCACCTCCATGATCACTGGTCCCCCCTCCGACATCCTTCAGCTTCAGAACGCAATCGGAGCCACCGCTGCAGACGGCGAG tATGCAGTGGAGTGTAGTAACCTGATTGGGATGCCCACTGTGACCTTCACCATTAATGGAATCGGGTACACGCTGTCTGCTGAGCAGTACACTGTAATG GACAGCTCAGATGGCTCAGACTTCTGCAGCAGCGGCTTCCAGGGTCTTGATATTAAACCCCCAGCTGGGCCCCTGTGGATTCTGGGAGACGTTTTCATTGGACAGTATTACTCTGTATTTGACCGGGGTAATAACAGAGTGGGGCTCGCCCCTGTGGTCCCTTTACCCTATCTATCTAACGGGGTGTGA